A section of the Paenibacillus odorifer genome encodes:
- a CDS encoding galactokinase codes for MSMQELNNKFIEKYGVSEEEAKVFYAPGRVNLIGEHLDYNGGYVLPAALEFGTTLIVRPRSDSKVNFASTNFPYEASIDYSEIGKSKTGEWIDYPIGVMVELDKKSTPVSKGYDLLFHGDIPNGAGLSSSASLEVVTAYAFLTLEGGDTDTVEIALLSQRAENQYVGVNSGIMDQFAVANGKRDHAILLMCDTLEYNLVPFITGSYKLVIGNTNKRRGLVDSKYNERRQQCDEALAILQKEVPSLAYLAQLNREQFEAHQDKITDEIVRRRARHVVEENQRVLDSVEVLKNNDLKQFGQFMNDSHASLRDLYEVSCAELDIMVEEAGRIPGTLGSRMTGAGFGGCTVSLVHEDDIERFIREVGEAYTTRSGLVGEFYVCGIGNGVQELKGV; via the coding sequence ATGAGCATGCAGGAACTTAACAACAAATTTATTGAAAAATATGGGGTGAGCGAGGAAGAGGCTAAGGTGTTTTATGCACCAGGTCGTGTCAATCTCATCGGAGAGCACTTGGATTATAACGGCGGATATGTACTTCCCGCAGCTTTGGAATTCGGTACAACGCTGATTGTGCGTCCACGTAGTGACAGCAAAGTGAATTTTGCATCGACTAATTTTCCTTACGAAGCTTCTATTGATTATAGCGAAATTGGCAAGTCCAAAACTGGTGAATGGATTGACTATCCGATTGGGGTAATGGTTGAGCTGGATAAGAAAAGCACCCCGGTATCCAAAGGGTACGATCTGCTGTTCCATGGCGATATTCCGAATGGAGCAGGCTTGTCCTCCTCGGCATCTCTTGAAGTCGTTACTGCTTATGCGTTCCTGACTCTCGAAGGCGGCGATACAGACACTGTTGAGATTGCACTTTTGTCCCAGCGTGCGGAGAATCAGTACGTAGGTGTAAACTCCGGAATTATGGATCAGTTCGCAGTTGCTAACGGCAAACGCGATCATGCAATCCTGCTGATGTGCGACACACTTGAGTACAATTTGGTACCATTCATCACAGGTTCATACAAATTGGTTATCGGCAACACGAACAAACGCAGAGGGCTTGTAGATTCCAAGTACAATGAACGTCGTCAGCAGTGTGATGAAGCATTGGCTATTTTGCAAAAAGAAGTGCCTTCGCTAGCTTATCTGGCACAGCTCAATCGTGAACAGTTCGAAGCACATCAAGATAAAATCACAGACGAAATTGTAAGACGCCGCGCTCGCCATGTCGTGGAAGAGAATCAACGCGTGCTGGATTCCGTTGAGGTATTAAAAAACAATGATCTGAAGCAGTTTGGACAGTTCATGAATGATTCGCATGCGTCCTTGCGCGATTTGTATGAAGTTAGCTGTGCAGAGCTTGATATTATGGTTGAAGAAGCTGGACGTATCCCAGGTACACTCGGTTCCCGTATGACTGGCGCGGGTTTCGGAGGTTGTACAGTATCTTTGGTACATGAAGATGATATAGAACGTTTTATTCGTGAAGTTGGTGAAGCCTATACCACAAGATCTGGTTTGGTTGGCGAGTTCTACGTTTGCGGCATCGGTAATGGTGTCCAAGAATTGAAGGGAGTGTAA
- the galE gene encoding UDP-glucose 4-epimerase GalE: MAILVTGGAGYIGSHTVAELLDRGEEVVVIDNLLTGHREALLGGKLYEGDLRDKELLGKLFAENEIEAVIHFAASSLVGESMKDPVKYYDNNVYGTQCLLEAMQKAGVNKIVFSSTAATYGEPEKVPIEETDRTEPANVYGETKLTMERMMAWFDKVLGIKYVALRYFNAAGAHASGKIGEDHRPESHLVPLVLQTALKQRDSIAVFGDDYPTEDGTCVRDYIHVSDLADAHVRAVTYLRSGSSSNIFNLGNGLGFSVKQVIETAKKVTGLEIPVVIQERRAGDPAVLVASSDKARSVLGWNPQHADLEDIIQSAWNWHSANPQGYGE; the protein is encoded by the coding sequence ATGGCGATTTTAGTAACAGGTGGAGCAGGGTATATTGGGTCTCATACTGTAGCGGAGCTGCTGGATCGTGGCGAAGAAGTGGTGGTCATCGACAATCTGCTAACAGGGCATCGTGAGGCGTTGCTGGGTGGCAAGCTGTACGAAGGTGATCTGCGTGATAAAGAACTGCTGGGTAAGCTGTTCGCTGAAAATGAGATTGAAGCGGTTATCCATTTTGCCGCAAGCTCGCTGGTCGGAGAAAGCATGAAGGACCCTGTAAAATATTACGACAACAATGTATATGGTACACAGTGTCTTTTGGAAGCTATGCAAAAAGCTGGCGTAAACAAGATCGTATTCTCGTCCACAGCTGCAACCTACGGCGAACCGGAAAAGGTGCCGATTGAAGAAACAGATCGCACTGAACCGGCCAATGTGTATGGAGAAACTAAGCTGACCATGGAACGGATGATGGCTTGGTTTGATAAAGTACTGGGCATCAAATATGTAGCATTGCGTTACTTCAATGCAGCTGGCGCACATGCCAGTGGCAAAATCGGTGAAGACCATCGTCCAGAAAGTCATTTGGTGCCGCTGGTATTGCAAACGGCTTTGAAGCAACGTGACAGTATCGCTGTTTTCGGAGATGACTATCCTACAGAAGACGGTACTTGTGTGCGCGACTACATCCATGTCAGCGATCTGGCTGACGCCCATGTCCGTGCGGTAACTTACCTGCGCAGCGGAAGCAGCAGCAATATTTTCAACCTGGGTAATGGACTTGGATTCTCGGTAAAACAGGTGATTGAAACGGCGAAGAAGGTTACTGGACTTGAAATTCCTGTAGTCATTCAAGAACGCCGTGCCGGCGATCCTGCTGTGCTGGTAGCTTCCTCCGACAAAGCGCGTAGCGTCCTTGGATGGAACCCGCAGCATGCAGATTTGGAAGATATCATTCAAAGTGCATGGAACTGGCACTCTGCCAATCCGCAAGGATACGGAGAATAA
- a CDS encoding UDP-glucose--hexose-1-phosphate uridylyltransferase, producing MHNENKITPAGQKALHAIEQLVLFALRQQLIAPSDEDYSRNVLLEQFGFSEPLVGDIDQSALEGPQAPLDALIDYGFEIGLIPENSDTYRDLLDAKIMGLLMARPSDVNAEFYSLTAEKGISAATDRFYKLSIDSNYIRMDRISKNVYWLQDSPYGDIEMTINLSKPEKNPKEIAMARLLPPPVYPKCLLCRENVGYAGRINHPPRQNLRIIPLNLNNEKWFFQYSPYVYYNEHCIVFHHDHVPMKLTKDTLKRLLSFVESFPHYFIGSNADLPIVGGSILTHDHFQGGRHTFPIQKAPKEDTFTHASYPGVSINIVKWPMSVLRLNGEDPAVLLECGNALYEAWKAYSDPEAEVLAFSEVDGEVQPHNTVTPIVRRAEDGSFEMDLVLRNNRTNEQYPEGIFHPHREMHHIKKENIGLIEVMGLAILPGRLKEELDSIAGILAGDQALLEAVKNDPSHSLAQHAAWIQELVERFGTALQHEEALKIVQNEVGIKFTHILEHAGVYKRTPEGQAAFRRFVTSFGAL from the coding sequence ATGCACAACGAGAATAAGATTACGCCTGCTGGCCAGAAAGCATTACATGCGATTGAGCAGCTTGTTCTGTTCGCACTGCGCCAGCAGCTTATAGCTCCATCCGATGAAGATTATAGCCGTAATGTGCTGCTCGAACAGTTTGGTTTCAGTGAGCCGCTTGTAGGTGACATCGATCAAAGTGCATTGGAAGGGCCGCAGGCTCCACTCGATGCACTGATTGATTATGGTTTTGAAATCGGATTGATCCCAGAGAATAGTGACACTTACCGTGACTTGCTGGACGCCAAGATTATGGGACTTCTCATGGCCCGTCCTTCGGATGTAAATGCTGAATTCTATAGTCTGACTGCTGAAAAAGGCATCTCCGCGGCTACAGACCGTTTTTATAAATTGAGCATTGATTCGAACTATATTCGGATGGATCGGATCTCCAAGAATGTCTACTGGCTGCAGGATTCGCCGTACGGAGACATTGAAATGACGATCAATTTGTCCAAGCCTGAGAAAAATCCGAAGGAAATTGCGATGGCTCGGCTGCTCCCGCCGCCAGTCTATCCGAAATGTCTGCTGTGCCGTGAGAATGTAGGTTATGCCGGACGGATCAATCATCCGCCGCGCCAGAACCTGCGTATCATTCCGCTTAACCTGAATAATGAAAAATGGTTCTTCCAATACTCGCCATATGTTTATTACAATGAGCACTGCATTGTATTCCATCATGATCATGTGCCAATGAAGCTTACCAAGGATACCTTGAAGCGGCTGCTTAGCTTCGTGGAATCATTTCCGCATTATTTTATTGGCTCAAATGCAGACTTGCCGATTGTTGGCGGCTCTATTCTGACGCATGACCATTTTCAGGGCGGACGCCACACGTTCCCGATTCAAAAAGCGCCTAAGGAAGATACATTTACACATGCTTCTTATCCGGGTGTCAGCATTAATATCGTAAAATGGCCGATGTCCGTATTGCGCTTAAATGGTGAAGATCCTGCGGTTCTACTGGAATGCGGAAATGCGCTTTATGAAGCTTGGAAAGCCTACAGCGATCCAGAGGCGGAAGTGCTAGCCTTTAGTGAGGTTGACGGTGAAGTACAACCTCATAATACCGTTACTCCTATCGTCCGCCGGGCCGAGGACGGCAGCTTCGAGATGGATCTTGTGCTGCGGAATAACCGAACTAATGAGCAATATCCTGAAGGGATTTTTCATCCACACCGGGAAATGCATCATATCAAAAAAGAAAACATCGGCTTGATTGAAGTTATGGGACTGGCGATTCTGCCGGGCCGTTTGAAGGAAGAACTTGATTCCATCGCAGGTATTCTTGCAGGAGATCAAGCGCTGTTAGAAGCGGTGAAGAATGACCCTAGTCATTCTCTTGCGCAGCATGCGGCTTGGATTCAGGAGCTGGTGGAGCGATTCGGAACTGCACTGCAACACGAGGAAGCGCTCAAGATTGTGCAGAACGAAGTTGGCATCAAGTTTACGCATATTCTTGAACACGCTGGCGTTTACAAACGGACTCCAGAAGGTCAAGCGGCTTTCCGCCGTTTTGTAACTAGCTTCGGTGCTTTGTAG
- a CDS encoding iron-containing alcohol dehydrogenase: protein MRKFEFYNPTKLIFGQGTLEALKTEVPKYGKNVLLMYGGGSIKRSGLYDKVVAELSSIGATVTELSGVEPNPRLSTVHKGVELCREHNIDLVLAVGGGSVLDCAKAVAVGAKYDGDMWDFVERKAAAQDALPLGTVLTMAATGSEMNNGSVITNEVTKEKMGWGSVHAYPAFSILDPENTFSLPRDQTVYGMVDIMSHVLEHYFHTDGNTPVQDGFCETLLRTVIETAPKLIEDLNNYELRETIMYCGTMALNGMVSMGFAGDWATHNIEHAVSAVYDIPHGGGLAILFPQWMKYNLSTNPARFRKLAVNVFGVDPAGKTDEEIGLEGIEALRNFWDSIGAPKTLGDYDIDDSEIGSMADKAVRFGAFGNFRKLEREDVVEIYKMAL from the coding sequence ATGCGTAAATTTGAATTTTATAATCCTACCAAGCTGATTTTTGGACAGGGTACCCTTGAAGCCTTGAAGACGGAGGTTCCTAAGTACGGTAAAAATGTGCTTTTGATGTACGGTGGCGGCAGTATCAAGCGTAGCGGTTTGTACGATAAAGTAGTTGCTGAGCTGAGTTCAATAGGCGCTACAGTGACTGAACTCTCTGGAGTAGAACCCAATCCACGTCTTTCCACAGTACATAAAGGCGTAGAGCTGTGCCGGGAGCATAATATTGACCTTGTTCTCGCAGTAGGGGGCGGAAGCGTATTGGACTGCGCAAAAGCTGTTGCTGTTGGAGCGAAATATGATGGTGATATGTGGGACTTTGTAGAGCGTAAAGCAGCGGCCCAAGACGCGCTTCCACTGGGCACAGTGCTGACAATGGCTGCTACGGGATCTGAAATGAATAACGGCTCCGTAATCACAAACGAGGTTACTAAGGAAAAAATGGGCTGGGGCAGCGTGCATGCCTACCCGGCATTTTCGATTCTTGATCCAGAGAACACTTTTTCTCTGCCACGTGATCAGACCGTTTATGGCATGGTGGATATCATGTCACATGTTCTGGAGCACTATTTCCATACAGACGGCAATACACCGGTACAAGACGGTTTCTGTGAAACTTTGCTGCGCACTGTAATTGAAACCGCGCCGAAGCTTATCGAAGATCTGAATAACTACGAGCTGCGTGAGACCATCATGTACTGCGGTACGATGGCGCTTAACGGAATGGTCAGCATGGGTTTTGCCGGAGATTGGGCGACTCATAATATCGAGCATGCAGTATCGGCTGTATACGATATTCCGCATGGCGGAGGTTTGGCGATTTTGTTCCCGCAATGGATGAAATATAACCTCAGCACAAACCCTGCACGTTTCCGCAAGCTTGCGGTAAATGTGTTCGGAGTTGATCCTGCTGGCAAGACTGATGAAGAAATCGGGTTGGAGGGTATCGAGGCTCTGCGTAATTTCTGGGATTCCATCGGTGCTCCGAAGACACTTGGTGATTATGATATTGATGACAGCGAGATCGGCAGTATGGCTGACAAGGCTGTTCGTTTCGGAGCGTTTGGTAATTTCCGCAAGCTTGAGCGTGAAGATGTAGTTGAGATTTATAAAATGGCTTTGTAA